The Candidatus Limnocylindria bacterium genome has a window encoding:
- a CDS encoding TlpA disulfide reductase family protein yields the protein MTDDVTLDYRPRMPRVVTAIVVGAIALASLVALVWPSLPMNQAAAGPTAVGVIRRQIDGPNMAGRIGAQAPDFEWNAPDGSTRTLASLRGKVVVMNFWATWCKPCRTEMPELNSVARGTDAVFLAVDLQEDGARARSFFDQLALDRLDPILDLDGQTTRRYGVVGLPVTFFIDGQGVIRHIERGEVMDASVIRDGIAKAR from the coding sequence GTGACCGACGACGTCACTCTCGATTACCGCCCGCGCATGCCGCGGGTCGTCACGGCGATCGTGGTCGGCGCGATCGCGCTCGCCTCGCTCGTCGCGCTGGTGTGGCCGTCGCTCCCGATGAACCAGGCCGCAGCGGGGCCGACGGCGGTCGGCGTCATACGCAGGCAGATCGACGGCCCGAATATGGCCGGGCGCATCGGCGCGCAGGCGCCGGACTTCGAATGGAACGCGCCCGACGGATCGACACGCACGCTCGCGAGCCTGCGCGGCAAGGTCGTCGTGATGAACTTCTGGGCGACGTGGTGCAAGCCGTGCCGCACCGAGATGCCCGAGCTCAACAGCGTCGCGCGCGGGACCGACGCGGTGTTCCTCGCCGTCGATCTGCAGGAGGACGGGGCGCGAGCTCGCTCGTTCTTCGACCAGCTCGCGCTCGATCGCCTCGATCCGATCCTGGACCTCGACGGACAGACGACGCGCCGCTACGGCGTCGTCGGTCTGCCCGTGACGTTCTTCATCGATGGGCAGGGCGTGATCCGGCACATCGAGCGCGGCGAGGTCATGGATGCGAGCGTCATACGCGACGGGATCGCGAAGGCGCGCTAG